GGGTATGCCGTGGTGCAGCACGCGGACGGGCGGATCGTCATGGACCAGGCCGACCTCGACGTCAACGAGCTGCTGCGCATCCGGGTGGCCCGTGGGGACTTCGGGGCCCGTGTCGTGGGGCTGCCCTAGGGTGGTCGCCATGCCCAAGGAGACCCAGGCGCCCCCCACGCCCGCGGAGGAGTTCCCCGACATCGCCGAGCTGCCCTACGAGGCCGCCCGCGACGAGCTCGTCGCCATCGTGGCCCAGCTCGAGGGCGGGCAGGCGGGCCTGGAGGAGAGCATGCGCCTGTGGCGACGGGGCGAGGCCCTCGCGGCACACTGCAGCACCTGGCTCGACGAGGCCGAGGCCACGCTCGGCGGCTCGGACAGCGCGGAGTAGCTACCCCGCGGGCTGCACGGGCCGGAGCGTCTCGGCGAAGGCCTTGAGCTCGTCGAAGGTGCCGGTCCCGGTGATGAGGGTGGTCAGCCCGTCGGCCGTCTCCTCGGTGGAGAGCAGGCTGCGCTGCACCTTGGGGCTGCGCTCGAACGTCGTCCACGTCTGGCCGGCCGCCTGCACCTCGCCGGTGCGCCTGGCGCGGTTGGTCTGCGCCTCGATCCACCCCTGCGTGGCGTCCTGGGTCTGCTCGAGCGCCACGTAGTTGCCGGTCGGCGACTGGTAGCCCGCGTGCCAGGTCTGCAGGCCGTCGGTGCTGCGGACGTACCGGACACTGGTGGCCTTCCACCCCTCCGGCAGGCCCTCGGGCCGGGAGATCGCCCAGCCGCTCTCGCGGGCCACCTCGACGGCAGCGGCCGCCACGTTGACCGGCGGCTGGGAGACGGTGTTGACCCGGGGCACGATCGCGATGAGCGCCGCCACCAGTGCCGCCACGACCAACAGGGAACGAGCCATGTTGGCGACGGTTCCGGCGGCGTAGGAACTGCGGGGCGACGACGTGCTCACCTTCCTATCGTCCCTGACGGGCACCACGCCGCGCGAACCGCCCCACCCCGATAGAGTCGACCGCATCACCCGCTGACGCGTGAAGGAAATGCCGCATGCCCGAAGACACCCTGCCCAGTGCCCTCCGCGTGGGTGGCGAGGCCCCGGACCGCAACCTCGCCCTGGAGCTGGTCCGCGTCACCGAGGCTGCGGCCATGGCCGGTGGCCGGTGGGTGGGCCGCGGCGACAAGAACGGTGCCGACGGCGCGGCCGTGGAGGCCATGCGGGCGCTCATCTCGACGGTGTCGATGAAGGGCACCGTCGTGATCGGTGAGGGCGAGAAGGACGACGCCCCGATGCTCTACAACGGCGAGGAGGTCGGCGACGGCAACGGTCCGGAGTGCGACGTCGCGGTCGACCCGATCGACGGCACCACGCTCACGGCGAAGGGGCAGTCCAACGCCGTCTCGGTGCTCGCCGTCTCCGAGCGCGGCTCGATGTACGACCCCAGCGCCGTCTTCTACATGGACAAGCTGGTGACCGGACCCGAGGCGGCCGACGTCGTCGACATCCGCCTGCCGGTGAAGGAGAACATCCGGCGCATCGCCAAGGCCAAGCGCGAGGGCCCCGAGGACGTCACGGTCGTCATGCTCGACCGACCCCGCCACGAGGGCATCGCCAAGGAGGTCCGCGACGCCGGCGCCCGGCTGCGGTTCATCTCCGACGGCGACGTGGCGGGCGCGATCATGGCCGCCCGCGACGACACCGGCATCGACCTGCTCCTCGGTATCGGCGGCACCCCGGAGGGCATCATCGCCGCCTGCGCCATCAAGTGCCTCGGCGGCGTGATCCAGGGCCGCCTGTGGCCCCAGGACGACGACGAGCGGCAGCGGGCCGTCGACGCCGGCCACGACCTCGACGCCGTGCTGGCCACCGACGACCTCGTCACCAGCGAGAACTGCTTCTTCGTCGCCACAGGCATCACCGACGGCGAGCTCCTCAAGGGCGTCCGCTACCGCGCCGGCAGCATCACCACCCACTCGCTGGTGATGCGCTCGAAGTCGGGCACGATCCGCGTCATCGAGAGCCACCACCAGCTCGAGAAGCTGCGGGCCTACAGCGCGATCGACTTCGAGCGCGGCGCCACGGCCAGGCAGTCGTGAGCGGGCGCTGCGGTGAGCGGGTGCTGCGGTGAGTGAGCGCGTCCTCGTCATCGGCGAGGCCCTGATCGACCGGGTCAGCGACGCTGTCGGAGACGTGGTCGAGCACCCGGGCGGCAGCCCCGCCAACGTCGCCGTGGGCCTGGCCCGGCTCGACCACCACGTCGACTTCGCGACGCGGCTCGGACCCGACGAGCGCGGCACCCGCATCGCGAACCACCTGACCCGGCACGGTGTCTCGCTGCTGCGCACCACGACCGGGAAGCACCCCACCTCCGTGGCCGAGGCCCGGCTCGACGCCGCCGGCGCCGCGGAGTACACCTTCGACCTGCACTGGGACCTGCCCCACGTCGACATCCCGGCCAAGGCCGGCCACGTCCACACGGGCTCCATCGCCGCGATCCTCGAGCCGGGCGCACGGTCCGTGCTGGCGGCCCTGGGGGCAGCACGCGAGCACGCCACGGTGTCCTACGACCCCAACATCCGGCCCGACATCATGGGTGACCTCGACCTGGTCCGCGAGCGCGTCGAGGAGCTCATCGCCCTCGCCGACGTCGTCAAGGCGAGCGAGGACGACCTGCTCCTGCTCTACCCGGGCTCGCCCGTCTCGGAGGTGCTCCGCCGCTGGGGCACCCTCGGACCGACCCTCGTCGTCGTCACGCGTGGCCCGCACGGGGTCGTCTTCGGCCTGAGCACCACCGGTGAGGTCGCCTCCGCCCCGACGCGGGCCGAGACCGTGGTCGACACCGTGGGCGCCGGCGACTCGTTCATGGCAGGGCTGCTCTCCGGTCTCGCCTCGGCGGGCCTGACCGGCGTCGAGGGCCGCAAGCGCCTGGCCGAGGCGACGCTGGCCGACGTGCGCCCGGCGGTCGACCGTGCCCTGGCCTGCGCGGCGGCCACCGTCGCACGGGCCGGCGCCTACGCGCCGAGCCTCGACGAGCTCTGAGCGGTATGCCGCGTGGAGCCGGGCGCAGGCCCGCCCCACGCCGGCCGTAGAGTGGCCCCGAGTGTGTCGTGCCCCCCAAGGAGTCCTGCCCATGGCCGAGTTCGCCTACGAAGACCTGCTGCCGATCGGTCCCGACCAGACCGACTACCGCCTCCTGACGACCGAGGGTGTGCGCACGGTGGAGGGTCCCGGCGGCCGCACGTTCCTCGAGGTCTCGCCGGAGGCGCTGCACACCCTGACGGCCGAGGCCATGCACGACATCGCGCACTACCTGCGCCCGGCCCACCTCGCGCAGCTGCGCCGGATCATCGACGACCCCGAGGCCTCGAACAACGACAAGTTCGTCGCCCTCGACCTGCTGAGGAACGCCAACATCGCCGCCGGCGGCGTGCTGCCGATGTGCCAGGACACCGGCACCGCCATCGTCATGGGCAAGCGCGGCCAGCACGTGCTGACGGCGGGCACCGACGAGGCGGCCGTCGCGCAGGGCGTTTACGACGCCTACACCAAGCTCAACCTGCGCTACTCCCAGATGGCCCCGGTGACGACCTGGGAGGAGAGGAACACCGGCTCCAACCTCCCGGCCCAGATCGAGCTCTACGCCGACACCGCCCCCGGCCACGAGAACACCTACAAGTTCCTCTTCATGGCCAAGGGCGGCGGCAGCGCCAACAAGTCGTTCCTCTACCAGGAGACCAAGGCGGTCCTGAACCCTGAGCGGATGATCGCCTTCCTCGACGAGAAGCTGCGCTCCCTCGGCACCGCCGCCTGCCCTCCCTACCACCTCGCCATCGTCATCGGCGGCACCAGCGCCGAGTTCGCCCTCAAGACTGCCAAGTACGCCTCGGCGAAATACCTCGACGAGCTGCCCACCACCGGCTCCGCCGAGACCGGCCGCGGGTTCCGTGACACCGAGCTCGAGGAGCGGGTGCTCGAGCTGACCCGCAACTTCGGCATCGGGGCCCAGTTCGGCGGCAAGTACTTCTGCCACGACGTCCGCGTGGTGCGCCTCCCGCGCCACGGCGCCTCGCTCCCGGTGGCCATTGCCGTCTCCTGCTCCGCCGACCGCCAGGTGCTCGGCAAGATCACCCCGGACGGCATCTTTCTCGAGCAGCTCGAGCGCGACCCCGTCCGGTTCCTGCCCGAGACCACCGAGGAGCACCTCGAGGTCACTGAGGGCGAGGCCGTCTCCGACGACGTGGTGCGCATCGACCTGAACCGGCCGATGGACCAGATCCGGGCCGAGCTGTCGAAGTACCCCGTCAAGACGCGGCTTTCGCTGACCGGCCCCCTGGTGGTCGCGCGCGACATCGCGCACGCCAAGATCAAGGAGCGCCTCGACGCCGGCGAGGAGATGCCGCAGTACCTCAAGGACCACGCGGTCTACTACGCCGGGCCGGCCAAGACCCCCGAGGGCTACGCCAGCGGCTCCTTCGGCCCGACCACCGCCGGTCGCATGGACAGCTACGTCGACCAGTTCCAGGCCGCCGGGGGCTCGATGGTCATGCTGGCCAAGGGCAACCGCTCGAGGCAGGTCACCGACGCGTGCCAGGCGCACGGCGGCTTCTACCTCGGCTCGATCGGCGGCCCGGCAGCCCGGCTCGCGCAGGACTGCATCAAGTCCGTCGAGGTCATCGAGTACCCCGAGCTCGGCATGGAGGCCGTCTGGAAGATCGAGGTCGAGGACTTCCCCGCCTTCATCGTTGTCGACGACAAGGGCAACGACTTCTTCGCCGAGACCGCCACACCGATGGCGATGAGCATCAGCAGGCGCCCGGGCCTGCTCTGAGGGAGGACGACATGGACACGACAGCCTTCGACGACCTGCTCGAGGCCAACCGCGACTTCGCCAAGACGTTCGCGCTGAGCGGCTTCGACGGCATCGCCCATGCCGGCGTCGCCATCGTCACCTGCATGGACTCGCGGATCGACCCGCTCGGCATGGTGGGGCTCAAGCCCGGTGACGCGAAGATCTTCCGCAACCCCGGCGGCCGCGTCACCCCGCAGGCGCTGGAGGCGCTCGTGCTCGGGGCGCACCTGCTCGGCGTCAGGCGCATCCTGGTGGTCCCCCACACCCGGTGTGCCATGGCGACGCACACCGAGGACCAGCTGCACGCCGCAGTGGGCGAGTCTGCGGGACAGGACGCCTCGTGGCAGCCCTTCGGCGTGGTGGACGACCAGCGCGAGGCGCTCCGGCAGGACCTCGCGAAGGTGCGCTCCCACCCGCTGGTGCCCGACTCGGTCGCCGTCGGCGGGTTCCTCTACGACGTCGACACCGGCCTGCTCGAGCCCGTCGGCTGACCACCCGCGACATCCGGTCTCGCGGTCCTAGGCTGGCGCCCATGGGCCAGATCGACCGCAGGTTCCCCGCCGGCTTCCTGTGGGGCGCCGCCACCGCCGGCTACCAGATCGAGGGCGCCGTGGCCGAGGACGGCCGCCTGCCCTCCATCTGGGACACCTTCTCCCACACACCGGGACGCGTGCTGAACGGCGACACCGGCGACGTGGCCTGCGACCACTACCACCGGGTCGACGAGGACGTCGCCCTCATGGCCGACCTCGGGCTGCAGGCCTACCGCTTCTCCATCGCCTGGCCGCGCGTGCTTCCCACGGGCACCGGCGCGGTCAACCGGGCCGGACTCGACTTCTACTCCCGCCTGGTCGACCGCCTGCTCGAACGGGGCATCCGTCCGTTCGCCACGCTCTACCACTGGGACCTGCCCCACGCGCTCGACGACCGGGGCGGCTGGCTCAACCGCGACAGCGCCGCCTGGTTCGCCGACTACGCCGGCACCGTGGTGGCGCACCTCGGCGACCGCGTCAAGAACTGGACGACGCTCAACGAGCCCTGGTGCTCCTCCGTGCTGAGCTACAGCATCGGGGAGCACGCCCCCGGCCACCATGACGTCGCCGAGTCGCTCGTCGCCGCCCACCACCTGCTGCTCGCCCACGGAGCCGCCGTCCCGGTGATCCGGGAGAGCTGCGAGGGCGCCGCGGTCTCGATCACGCTGAACCTCACCGACATCCGCACGCCGGACGCCAGCCCGCAGAACCTGGCCGCCGCACGCCGGGCCGACAACGCCCACAACGCGATGTTCCTCGAACCGGTCCTGGAGGGCCGCCACCCGGCCGGCTTCCTCGAGGACACCGCGTCCGTCACCGACCACGGCCACATCCATGACGACGACCTCGAGGTCATCAGCGCCCCGCTCGACAACCTCGGGGTCAACTACTACACGACCACCCGCGTGCGAGCCCGGCTGGGCGATCCGGTCCCCTCGCCGCTGCCCGGCTGCGACACCGTGGAAGTCCTGCCGGCCCAGCCCCCGGTCACCGACATGGGCTGGGAGGTCGACCCCACGGGTCTGCGGAACCTGCTCGTGAGGATCGCCGAGCAGCACCGGAACATCCCCGTCCTCATCACCGAGAACGGCTCCGCGTGGCCCGACGTGGTGTCCGACGACGGCGCCGTCCACGACGGCGACCGCACGGCATACCTGCACGCGCACCTCGACGCCGTGGCCGAGGCGGTCGCCGCCGGCGCCGACGTCCGCGGCTACTTCGCCTGGTCACTGATGGACAACTTCGAGTGGGCGTTCGGCTACAGCAAGCGGTTCGGCCTCGTGCACGTCGACTACACGTCGCAGAAACGCACCATCAAGGACTCCGCTCGCGCCTACTCTGAGGTGATCTCCACCACCCACCGATGAGGGACAGGCATGGACGACGTGCAGCACTGGCTCGCGCTCGCTGCGGACGTCCTCGGCGAGCCCGAGCCGCACACCGCTGAGCTGCTGCTGGCCGAGGGCCTGCGCACGTGGGGCCGCGCCTACCTGACCGTGCGCACCGTCACCAAGCCGGGGGTGCACCCGGACGAGGTGGCGCTCTACCCGCCGACCCCCTGGCAGCGCACCGACACGTGGGAGTTTGCCGTGGAGTCCACTGCCCTGCAGCACCCCCTGTACGCCTACAACGCCAGCACCCAGACCTCACGCCCGGCCACCATGGCCGGCGTCGTGGCCCGGGGCTGGGAGCTCACCGACCCGGTCGCCGCCCTGATGGAGCAGCTCGGTTTCACCGAGCACCAGATGACGATCCCGCTGGCCCCGAACCCGCACGGCGCACGGGATGCCTATGCCCTCGTCAGCGAGGATGCCTACCTCGACGAGGACGTGGATCGGGCGGCGTCGGTCCAGTCGCTCATCGCCGGGCTGGACGCGCACGTCCAGCTGCTGCGGGCGGCCCGTGCCGCGGGCGCGGCAGCGCCCGACCCGACCGCGGTGCCGCTCACCCCCCGGGAGCGCATCGTGCTCGAGCTCATCGCACGCGGCCACACCGTGGACGGCATTGCGACCCGGCTGGCGATCTCACCCCGCACGGTCCACAAGCACCAGGAGCACCTCTACCGCAAGCTGGGCGCCGTGGACCGCCTCTCAGCCGTCCTCAGCGCCCAGCGACGAGGCCTGATCAGGTCCCCCGACCGCGGACCAGACCCTGTTCCCCTGCCTCCGTAGCAAGGCTCTCCGGTCCGGGCACGGCCCGCCATACGCAGCAGTGCGTACGACGCTCCGTCCTAGTCGAGCGAGAGCCGGTTGCGCACGACCTCCACGAGGCGCTCCGCGACGGCCTCCGCGCGCTCGGTGTCCGCGGCTTCCACCATCACGCGCACCACGGGCTCGGTGCCGGACTTGCGCAGCAGGACTCGACCGGTACCGGCCAGCGCGGCCTCCTCGGCCTTGACCGCCATCTGCAGCTCCTCGTCGGACTCGACGCGCGACTTGTCGACCCCCTTGACGTTGACCAGCACCTGCGGCAGCCGGGTCATCACGCCGGCCAGGTCGGCCAGGGTGCGCCCGGTCTGCACGACCCGAGCCGCCAACATCAGGCCGGTGAGGACCCCGTCACCGGTGGTGCCGTGGTCGAGGAAGATCACGTGCCCCGACTGCTCGCCGCCCAGGGACAGCGAGGCGCGGCGCATCTCCTCGAGCACGTAGCGGTCGCCCACCGCGGTCTGCACGACGGTGACGCCCTCGCGCTCCATGGCCTGCAGGAGGCCCAGGTTGCTCATCACGGTGGTGGCGAGGGTGTCCTTGGCGAGGCAGCCGCGGTCCTTCAGGTCCAGCGCGAGGATCGCCATGATCTGGTCGCCGTCGACCTCCGTGCCGTCGGCGTCGACCGCGAGGCAGCGGTCGGCGTCGCCGTCGTGGGCGATGCCGAGGTCGGCGCCCCGGGCCACGACTGCCTCCTTGAGGTGCTCGAGGTGGGTCGAGCCGTAACCGTCGTTGATGTTGAGGCCGTCGGGTTCGGTGCCGATCTCGTAGACCGTGGCACCGGCGAGGCGGAACACCTCCGGCGAGACCTGGCTGGCGGCGCCATGGGCGCCGTCGATGACCACGGTGAGGCCGTCGAGGCGGTTGGGCAGCACGGTCAGCAGGTGGCTGATGTAGCGGGTGTGGCCGTCGCGCATCTGATGGATGCGACCCACGTGGGCCCCGGTCGGCCGCACCCACTCCTGGTCGAGGCGTGCAGCGATCTCGTCCTCAACCTCGTCGGGCAGCTTGTGCCCACCCTCGGCGAAGAACTTGATGCCGTTGTCGGGCATCGCGTTGTGGGAGGCAGACAGCATGACGCCGAAGTCGGCGTGGGTGTCGGCGGTCAGGTAGGCGACGGCCGGCGTCGGCAGCACGCCGGCGTCGTAGACGTCGACACCCGCGGAGGCCAGACCCGCCACCACGGCGGCGGACAGGAACTCACCGGACGCACGCGGGTCCCGCCCCACGACGGCCTTGGGGCGGCGGCCCTGGGCGAGCGAGGCGTCGCCGAGGACGTGGGCTGCCGCAACCGAGAGGCTGAGGGCGAGCTCGGGGGTGATGTCGACGTTCGCGAGGCCGCGGACGCCGTCGGTCCCGAAGAGTCGTGCCATGTCAGATGTGCCTTTCGAGTTCACGCGAGGGCAGGCCGGCCGTCTGGTGCGGCGACGGGCCGAACCTACCCCGAACAACGCCGATGGCGGCACCCGAGAACCCGGGTGCCGCCATGGGCAGCGCGCAGATCCTCCGGGATCAGCGCTTGGAGTACTGCGGGGCCTTGCGGGCCTTCTTGAGACCAGCCTTCTTGCGCTCCGGGACGCGGGCGTCACGGGTCAGGAAGCCGGCCTTCTTCAGCGTCGGACGGTTCAGCTCCTCGTCCACGCCGTTCAGCGAGCGAGCCACGCCGAGGCGGACGGCACCGGCCTGGCCGGAGGGGCCACCGCCGTGCACGCGCACGAGCACGTCGTAGGCGCCGTCGAGCTCGAGCACCTTGAGCGGCTCGTTGACCAGCTGCTGGTGGACCTTGTTCGGGAAGTAGTCCTCGAGCGAGCGCCCGTTGATCTTCCACTCGCCGGTGCCGGGGACGATGCGCACGCGGGCGATGGCCTGCTTGCGGCGGCCGGTGGCGGCACCGGGCGCCGAGGCGCTCGGGCGGCGGGCCGGCTCGCCCGAGACCTGGGTCTCGGACTCGGAGGTGTACTCGGTCAGCTCGACCTCATCGCCCTCGAGGGCGTCAGTGTTCACGGAGTCAGTCACTGGGGATCCTTACTGGGAGACCTGGGAGATCTCGAACGGGACGGGCTTCTGGGCAGAGTGCGGGTGCTCGGCACCGGAGTAGACCTTGAGCTTGGTCAGCTGCTGACGGCCCAGGGTGTTCTTCGGGAGCATTCCGCGGACGGCCTTCTCGACAGCCTTGGCGGGGTTCTTGGCCAGCAGCTCCTGGTAGGACTGGGCCTTCAGGCCGCCCGGGAAGCCGGAGTGGCGGTAGGCCTTCTTCTGCTCGAGCTTCGCGCCGGTGAGGGCGACCTTGTCAGCGTTGATGATGATGACGAAGTCGCCGCCGTCGACGTGCGGGGCGAAGGTGGGCTTGTGCTTGCCGCGCAGCAGGATGGCGGTCTGGCTCGCGAGGCGGCCCAGCACGACGTCCGTCGCGTCGATCACGTGCCAGGTGCGAGTGACCTCGCCCGGCTTCGGGGTGTAGGTGCGCAAGTGTCTGACCTTACGTTTCGGTGGTTCGTTCACTGGTTCACAAGGATGTGTATGCCGCGTGCTCCCGAGGGGGCCGGTGCCGCCCTGGAGGGCGCGCGACACAACAGTGATCAAGTCTACGGGCGGCCGACTCCAGACCCAAATCACCCGCTCCGGCCCCTGAAACGGCCCCTGACCTGCGGTTTCTCGCGAGCACACTCTGTTTGCACAACTCTTGTGCAAACAGAGTGTGCATAGGTATTGTGCACGCATGAGCACGACACCTCCCCTCGACGGCCCCGGCGGCTACACCGGGATGCGCCTGGACACCACCGCACTCAAGGTGCTGGCCCACCCGCTCCGGTCCCGGCTGCTGAGCACCCTGCGCCGCGGTGGACCGGCAACCGCCACCGCACTGGCCACGGCCCTGGGCACCAACTCGGGGGCGACCTCCTACCACCTGCGCAAGCTGGAGTCGGTCGGGCTGGTCACCGACACCGGCGAGGGAGAGGGCAAGCGCCGGCTCTGGCGCGCCTCGACCGACAGCCACCAGTTCGAGCCGAGCGACTTCGCCGGTGACGAGGACGCCGAGACCGCCCTCAACTGGCTGGTCCGCGACTACACGCGGCACTTCGCCGAGCAGTTCGAGCGCTGGCTCGACGTCGAGGCGGCGTGGCCGGCGCAGTGGCGCGACGCGGCCGGCATGAGCGACAGCTACGTCATCGCCACCCCGGAGCAGGTCGAGGAGCTCAAGGCCGAGGTCGACGCGCTCATCGCCCGCTACCGCCGCGTGGGACAGGGCAACCCGAGGGCCCGGCGGCTGGCCGTCTACAGCGTCCTCTACCCCCTCGACCTCGACAGCGCGCCCCAGCCGAAGGAGCAGTCATGAGCCCGAGCCACGCTCCCCTGTCGGCACCCGCCGCACGCCGGGTCTTCCTCCTGCTCAACGCGACGCGCTGGTTCCCCGTCGGCCTGGTCATCGGCGTGCTGACGCTGGTGGCACTGCAGCGCGGCATGAGCATCGCCCAGGTGGGCGTCATCCTGTCCGCGCAGGGATTCGTGGTCCTGGCCCTCGAACTGCCGACCGGTGGCTTCGCCGACGCGCTGGGGCGCCGGCCGGTGATGCTGGCCTCCGCCGTGGTCAGCCTGGTGTCGCTGGGGCTGTTCCTCGCGGCCGACAGCTTCTGGGTGTTCGTCCTCGCCTGGGCCCTGCAGGGCGTCTTCCGCGCCCTGGACTCCGGCCCACTGGAAGCCTGGTACGTCGACACCGCCCACGCCGACGACCCCACCGTGCCCGTGGAGCGGGCGCTCTCCGCGGCCGGCATGATGATCGGGCTCGCCATCGCCGTGGGCGCCCTGATCTCCGGCGGGCTCATCGTCTGGCACCCCATCACGTCCATCACGGCCATCGAGCTGCCGGTCTACGTCGCCCTGGGGCTCGGCGTGGTGCACCTGCTGGCCATCGCGCTGTTCATGCGCGAGCCCCGCACCCACGTCGACGCCACCGGCTTCCGCCGCGCCATCAGCTCGGCGAGGCAGGCCCCGCGCACCATCGCCAGCGGCCTACGGCTGCTGGGCACCTCGCGAGTCCTGCTCGCCCTCGTGCTGGTCGAGGTCTTCTGGGCCATCGGGATGATCGCCTTCGAGACCTTCAACCCCATCCGCCTCTCCGAGCTCGTCGGCGGCGAGGACCGCGCCGGCGCCCTGATGGGGCCCGTCTCCTCGGCGGCCTGGGGCCTCTTCGCGGCAGGCTCCGCGGCAGCCGGGCTGGTGAGCCGGCGGCTCGGTGTGGGCTGGACCGCCCTCGCCGCCAGGGTCCTGCAGGGGGTCTTCATCGTCGTCATGGGCCTGGTGGGTGGGCCTGCCGGACTCATCACGGCGTTCCTCATCACCTACACGCTCCACGGCTTCGCTGGGCCGGTGCACAACACGCTGCTGCACCGGGAGGCCGCGCCGACGAACCGCACCACCGTGCTGTCGATGAACTCCATGGTCGCCGGCGGGGCCTACAGCCTCGGGCTGCTGGTCCTCGGCCCGCTGGCCGAGCACACCTCGACGGCCCACGCGATCGTCGCGTGCGGTGCGTTCAGCATCATCGGCGCGGTGCTCTACCTCCCGGCCATCCGGCACGAGCGGGCGAGCGAGCCCGCCGCCGAGCCTGAGGCGGTCGTGGCCTAGCTCACCCGATCGCCTCCACCGACCGCCCCCGGTGGCGGCGACGGACGTCCTCCCCGTCGCCGCCACCGGGGGCACACTGTGACCCATGAGCTACCCACCGCCGATCTACCCCGGGGACGCCGGCGAGGCCAGCGCCTGGCTGCGGCCGGCGTGGGAGGCGCCCGACCTGCAGAGCCGCAGCACGGAGGTGCACTACCTCGCGACCGGCGCGACGACCGGCGGTCTCTTCGGCCTCTACCGCTACGAGATGTCCGCGGCTCGCAGCGGCCCCGACCCGCACTTCCACAAGACGATGGCCGAGTCCTTCTACATCCTGCGCGGGACGCTCCGCCTCCACGACGGCACGGGCTGGCGCGACCTCGAGGTGGGCGACTTCGCGCACGTGCCGCCCGGCGGCATCCACGGCTTCCGCAACGAGTCGGGCGAGCCTGTCTCGATGCTCCTGCACTTCGCGCCCGGGGCGCCGCGCGAGTCCTACTTCGAGGCGGTGGCCGAGGTGGCCCGCGGCGAGCGCACCCTCAGCCCCGAGGAGTGGGCCGAGCTCTACCGCCGACACGACCAGTACATGGTGTGACGCCGGTGCGCGCCTTCCTCCTCGGAGTCCTCTCGGGCGTCGTGGCCGTCGTGCTCGGGCTCGCCGCCCTCGTCCTCGTCGCCGGTGACCCCGGCACCGCCGCCCCGCCACCCCCGCCCGGCGTCTCGGCCACGCCGCTGCCCTCGCCGCCCGGTGACCTGCGCCGAGGCGAGACGTGGCTGCAGACCGTCGCG
This Knoellia sp. p5-6-4 DNA region includes the following protein-coding sequences:
- the glmM gene encoding phosphoglucosamine mutase, giving the protein MARLFGTDGVRGLANVDITPELALSLSVAAAHVLGDASLAQGRRPKAVVGRDPRASGEFLSAAVVAGLASAGVDVYDAGVLPTPAVAYLTADTHADFGVMLSASHNAMPDNGIKFFAEGGHKLPDEVEDEIAARLDQEWVRPTGAHVGRIHQMRDGHTRYISHLLTVLPNRLDGLTVVIDGAHGAASQVSPEVFRLAGATVYEIGTEPDGLNINDGYGSTHLEHLKEAVVARGADLGIAHDGDADRCLAVDADGTEVDGDQIMAILALDLKDRGCLAKDTLATTVMSNLGLLQAMEREGVTVVQTAVGDRYVLEEMRRASLSLGGEQSGHVIFLDHGTTGDGVLTGLMLAARVVQTGRTLADLAGVMTRLPQVLVNVKGVDKSRVESDEELQMAVKAEEAALAGTGRVLLRKSGTEPVVRVMVEAADTERAEAVAERLVEVVRNRLSLD
- the rpsI gene encoding 30S ribosomal protein S9, with the translated sequence MTDSVNTDALEGDEVELTEYTSESETQVSGEPARRPSASAPGAATGRRKQAIARVRIVPGTGEWKINGRSLEDYFPNKVHQQLVNEPLKVLELDGAYDVLVRVHGGGPSGQAGAVRLGVARSLNGVDEELNRPTLKKAGFLTRDARVPERKKAGLKKARKAPQYSKR
- the rplM gene encoding 50S ribosomal protein L13, producing the protein MRTYTPKPGEVTRTWHVIDATDVVLGRLASQTAILLRGKHKPTFAPHVDGGDFVIIINADKVALTGAKLEQKKAYRHSGFPGGLKAQSYQELLAKNPAKAVEKAVRGMLPKNTLGRQQLTKLKVYSGAEHPHSAQKPVPFEISQVSQ
- a CDS encoding helix-turn-helix domain-containing protein; protein product: MSTTPPLDGPGGYTGMRLDTTALKVLAHPLRSRLLSTLRRGGPATATALATALGTNSGATSYHLRKLESVGLVTDTGEGEGKRRLWRASTDSHQFEPSDFAGDEDAETALNWLVRDYTRHFAEQFERWLDVEAAWPAQWRDAAGMSDSYVIATPEQVEELKAEVDALIARYRRVGQGNPRARRLAVYSVLYPLDLDSAPQPKEQS
- a CDS encoding MFS transporter; amino-acid sequence: MSPSHAPLSAPAARRVFLLLNATRWFPVGLVIGVLTLVALQRGMSIAQVGVILSAQGFVVLALELPTGGFADALGRRPVMLASAVVSLVSLGLFLAADSFWVFVLAWALQGVFRALDSGPLEAWYVDTAHADDPTVPVERALSAAGMMIGLAIAVGALISGGLIVWHPITSITAIELPVYVALGLGVVHLLAIALFMREPRTHVDATGFRRAISSARQAPRTIASGLRLLGTSRVLLALVLVEVFWAIGMIAFETFNPIRLSELVGGEDRAGALMGPVSSAAWGLFAAGSAAAGLVSRRLGVGWTALAARVLQGVFIVVMGLVGGPAGLITAFLITYTLHGFAGPVHNTLLHREAAPTNRTTVLSMNSMVAGGAYSLGLLVLGPLAEHTSTAHAIVACGAFSIIGAVLYLPAIRHERASEPAAEPEAVVA
- a CDS encoding cupin domain-containing protein, with the translated sequence MSYPPPIYPGDAGEASAWLRPAWEAPDLQSRSTEVHYLATGATTGGLFGLYRYEMSAARSGPDPHFHKTMAESFYILRGTLRLHDGTGWRDLEVGDFAHVPPGGIHGFRNESGEPVSMLLHFAPGAPRESYFEAVAEVARGERTLSPEEWAELYRRHDQYMV